The following is a genomic window from Candidatus Paceibacterota bacterium.
TGCCATGAGAATCACCGAAGCGCTATTCGCCGAGCATCTGGTCTTCCATAACATGTTCGATCACATCGAAGCCGTGACGCCCAAACTGAAGACGCTGGCCGAGGTGAAGTCGCTCGCGGCGCTGATGGAGTCACTGCTGAAAGCTCATTCCGATACGGAAGACGAACTGTTTATCGGGCCGCTCGAGCACTGCTTCGAGCAACTGGGCCAGCGCGACGCATTCCTGGAGGAACATCAGGAGATTGACGCCAGCCTGAAAAACCTCCGGCAAGCCCGGCAGTTAAAGAAAGCGCGGCAGTTGTTGCTCGCCGCGGTGGCTTACTCGCGCGAGCATTTCGACAAGGAAGAACGCATCGTCTTCCCCCTGGCGGAACGCGTCCTGAACAACAAGACCCTCGACTCCCTGGGGCAAGTCTGGACGGAGCAAAGAACGCGCGTCGTTCGGTAACCGGGCACTGTTGCTTTCAGAGCCGCCGAGGTTTCTCTGCGGCAATCCGGACCGCTGTGTTCACGCCGGCGACCAGCGCCGCCAAACGCACCGCGAGCGGAAAACCCGACGGGGCCTCAAAAGTGTAGGAGAGCCTGGTCTTGTGCATCAGCAGGAAGAACGCTTCTGGCCACTGCGGTCGGGTGCGCGGATCAAGATTCGGGCGAATGACACCATCGCGCGCCGGCCGGTCTTCTATGACTTCCGACCGGTCAATCGGACACACCTCGCCAACACGCCCGATGATTGCATCAGCCAGCGAAGGCTGGTTATCAGGATTCAACTCATAGAGATAGAATCCCCGCGCCTCCCAGTCCTCGTGGAGGCACAGGCACAAATCGAAATC
Proteins encoded in this region:
- a CDS encoding hemerythrin domain-containing protein — translated: MRITEALFAEHLVFHNMFDHIEAVTPKLKTLAEVKSLAALMESLLKAHSDTEDELFIGPLEHCFEQLGQRDAFLEEHQEIDASLKNLRQARQLKKARQLLLAAVAYSREHFDKEERIVFPLAERVLNNKTLDSLGQVWTEQRTRVVR